The stretch of DNA AATTCCGTCAATTCTTGTATCAATGGTATCAATTGGGCAAATCCATTCTGACACAGACAAAGGGCAAGATTCATAAGACCTCAAAGAGCCCCCTATGTCCGATTCTATGTGTAATTCAAAAATAGAATGGCTAGACAATAAAACGCTGTCACGTAACTCTACACAAGAGAGCGTACTATCTCTATTGATCAACCAAATGTCGTGATCGCTGTTATTTTCGATTACTTTGGTATAGGTAACAGAAGGATCGCAACTAACCAATAAAAAGAATGCTCCAATCAGATAAAATAATTTCATGTTTATCAATTTAAACTTATTTAGAAATGAGATAAGTGTCATGATAATACCGTATGAGAAAACAAATACCCTATCTTGGAGCAAAATAATAATGGCATAAGTTACTCAATTCTGATTTTTTGAACAAAACCTTCTCCTTCGTTTGCTACCTGAATAAAATAAATCCCAGTCTCATATTTAGCGGCATCTATTTTTAATTCATTATACTGCTTAGCCGAGAAATTACTAGTAAAAGATTCTATTACTGCCCCCATTAAGTTATAAATTCTTACTTGATGGCTTCCTTCTAGATTTACTTTTACAAACAAACTTGAAGTCGAACTAGTTAAAGAAGTTGGATAGACAGACATGGTCTGTTCTATTCCTTTTATTGTTGCTGCTTTAATTGGACTGTAAGTTGTTGTCCCATCAAAATCAATTTGCTTAAGCCTAAAATAATGTACTCCATTGGTCAAATTAGACACCTTGTAGTCATAATATTGAGCAAGGTTTGTTGTGCCCGCTCCCTCTATCGTTCCAATCACTTGGAAGTTGGGAACTCCCGAAGTAGGCAAGGCATGTTCTATTTCAAATAAAGCATTGTTGATTTCTGAAGCGGTTACCCAATTTAATTGAACATTATTGTTGCGCACTACTTTTGCCTGCCAATGATTGAGTTCAATTGGGAAAACACTTGGATTAAAAGACGAAGATAAAGAGAAACCCATAGCACTTTTTATCCCTGTATTGGCAGATGATTTAGCAATATCTTGCCTTCCTACAATAAAAGAAGACATTGGTGGAAAATAGACATTGTAGCTAGCTTCATCGACTTGTAGTTGGTTATTATTGTTATTATCACAGGTATTTTGTGCTTCCATTGCATGTATATAAGTTCTCCCCCCATTTATATCGTATGGGTAGGTCATATTTGATTTGGCAGTAGTTAACGAACTTTGATTAATATCTTCTGCTCCAATGACAAAATCAGAATGGTTCTGCCCTAGAATCACGGTATCTATCTGATCACAGTTATCAACCACCTCACAAGGTACGGGGTTAGTAGATAACAAATCTTCAATATAATAGACCTCTGCGGCATGTAACCTACCTACTCCCGTTATATTTGAATTAGGCGCAGAAAAACCAATGGATGCTTTTCTTGGGATTCCACCCGATCCTGGACTGTAGTCTAAATTTGTTCGAGTCCCGTATTTAAAAATATTAAATTGTAATCGAATAAATTGATTTAAAGGAGTCGAATTAAAATGTGTTTGCAGATCCATTGTACTATCGGAATCGTAAATGGTGAGTTGCTGATTTCCAGTTCCACTAATAGAACTGCTTTCTACCAAGACTTCAAAATCTACTGTATCAGAAACCCCAGCACTTGTGGTCGTAATTAAATACCCCCACAAAAAGGGATCTGTTCCCTCAGTATAATTAACATTATTGATGCTCGTTTCCTGAAAAGAATAAGTTATTCCGCCAGTAGATGAAGAACTATGGAGCGAACCTTCTACCACCCACTTTAAAGAGCCTTGTGCATTAAGTTGATAGATGGATAGGAATAGTAGGACAAGTGTATAAATTTTAGGCATACTTTTGTGTTTTAAAAAAAACTTAATAAATATTTTATTTCAAAATAATTGGGTTTTTCAAAATAAAGTTTCCCATTTATTGTTTTTTTATCAAACAAAACACCATTGCACAACCTACTGATTATTAAATATTTTTATATTATAAAATATATAAAATATTTTATTTTTGAACTACTTTCCTAAAAATGGAAAGCATTATTCCATTAATAGCTAACAACTTATATATTTAGAAGAAGAACTTAGTTCTATGATTTTTAGAACAAATTTTGCCCGTAGACCAACTGGCATTAGAGGAATGGAATAGAGTTTAAAACCTAATAGTTGATACGTTTTTTTTATAGCATTAAAGAAAAAAACAGCCTCTTCGTAACTCTCTTGTCGTTCGCTATCGTTAACGTAGATTGCTTGGTTAGGTTCTAGTAAAAAAGCAATAGGGGCATAATTGGCATTTTTTAATGCTGCGTAATATTCGGGCGGGACAGCAGCATCAACCGCTTTTAGATAAGCAATTAAATCAGGCAATCCACGATCCATAAAACAGGGGGATTTAGATAATGGCAGAGGGATTTTAGCCATTTCTTTAAATACCAAATGACAAAATTGCTCTGTGTCCTCCCAAGGGACAGCTGAGCTTTCTTGGAGCAATTGTTTTTTAATCACCTTTCTGGATACTTCTTCATGACAGAGATAGCCCAATTCAGCGAGATAATTAATTAAGGTAGTTTTGCCTGCACTAGCACAACCCGTAATGATAAAATTCATTTTGTATACTATTTTCAACAAACAATACCCCAAAAATACAGGCAGAGGATCATCACTAAGCTTACCAACGTAACCAAATGATTGGTTCGAACCGTTATTTTCATATCGTTAGGCTGGAGCAGCCTAGCATGATGGCCAATGTAGGGTTTTTCAACGAGTTTTCCTTTGTAGTAATTGGGGCCACCAAATTGGCAATCTAAAACACCAGCTAAAGCTGCCTCTGGGTATCCCGCATTGGGGCTAGCATGTGCGGCACCATATTTCCAGATGAATTTCCAAGAAGAAAAATTCCAGTTGACTAAAGCAATCAATATAGCCGTAATTCGTGCAGGGATAAAATTTGCATAATCGTCTATTTTGGCTGCAAAATGCCCAAAGTCCAAGTACTTAGCTGATTTATAAGCAATCATAGAATCTAAGGTATTTGTCATTTTGTAAGCCATAATTCCTGGTACGCCTCCTATTGCATAGAAAAACAAGGGTGCAACGACTCCATCACTCAAATTTTCGGACAAGGTTTCTAAAACAGCAATGCGTATTTTATTCTCAGAAAGCTGGCTGACATCTCTTCCTACGATCCAAGCCAAACGTTTGCGCCCAGCTTCTACACCTTTCTGTTCTAATGCTTCAATTACAGCTTCACCTTCTTCAATTAAGGATTTATTAGCCAAGCCATAGAAGACAAATATAGTAGCCGTTATACCATGGAGTAATGGATAACTTGAAAGCCCAAGCATTAATGCATAAAAAACAAAAAAAGTCCCTCCAATAAGCGTCAAGCTAAGAAAGGCTCCTTTGGCTTTTCTATAGTTTCCTTTGTTTAACATTCGTTCCCCAACACTAATTGATTGCCCAAACCACCGTATAGGATGTGGTAGCCACCTAGGATCTCCCAAGAGCAAATCTAATAAATAGCCTAAAATTAAGGGTATGATAAAACTCAATCCATCCATTTTTTTAATGCGTTTATTAATAGATTATTTTTCTCCACAGTTTGGCAAGCTAAACGACAGTAAAAAGCATTTAAACCTTCAAAATTAGAAGCGTCTCGAATCAATATGCCGTATTGTTCTACCAAGAATAACTTCAGATCAGCTGCCTTTCCTTTTGTTAATTCTAGCAAAAAATAATTGGTGCTGGTAGGATGAGCTGTTAGACCTTCTATTGCATCTACTTTTTGTCTAAACTGTTCTGTCTGTTGACGCAATTTTTTTTGAT from Aureispira anguillae encodes:
- a CDS encoding T9SS type A sorting domain-containing protein is translated as MPKIYTLVLLFLSIYQLNAQGSLKWVVEGSLHSSSSTGGITYSFQETSINNVNYTEGTDPFLWGYLITTTSAGVSDTVDFEVLVESSSISGTGNQQLTIYDSDSTMDLQTHFNSTPLNQFIRLQFNIFKYGTRTNLDYSPGSGGIPRKASIGFSAPNSNITGVGRLHAAEVYYIEDLLSTNPVPCEVVDNCDQIDTVILGQNHSDFVIGAEDINQSSLTTAKSNMTYPYDINGGRTYIHAMEAQNTCDNNNNNQLQVDEASYNVYFPPMSSFIVGRQDIAKSSANTGIKSAMGFSLSSSFNPSVFPIELNHWQAKVVRNNNVQLNWVTASEINNALFEIEHALPTSGVPNFQVIGTIEGAGTTNLAQYYDYKVSNLTNGVHYFRLKQIDFDGTTTYSPIKAATIKGIEQTMSVYPTSLTSSTSSLFVKVNLEGSHQVRIYNLMGAVIESFTSNFSAKQYNELKIDAAKYETGIYFIQVANEGEGFVQKIRIE
- a CDS encoding AAA family ATPase; this translates as MNFIITGCASAGKTTLINYLAELGYLCHEEVSRKVIKKQLLQESSAVPWEDTEQFCHLVFKEMAKIPLPLSKSPCFMDRGLPDLIAYLKAVDAAVPPEYYAALKNANYAPIAFLLEPNQAIYVNDSERQESYEEAVFFFNAIKKTYQLLGFKLYSIPLMPVGLRAKFVLKIIELSSSSKYISC
- the cbiB gene encoding adenosylcobinamide-phosphate synthase CbiB translates to MDGLSFIIPLILGYLLDLLLGDPRWLPHPIRWFGQSISVGERMLNKGNYRKAKGAFLSLTLIGGTFFVFYALMLGLSSYPLLHGITATIFVFYGLANKSLIEEGEAVIEALEQKGVEAGRKRLAWIVGRDVSQLSENKIRIAVLETLSENLSDGVVAPLFFYAIGGVPGIMAYKMTNTLDSMIAYKSAKYLDFGHFAAKIDDYANFIPARITAILIALVNWNFSSWKFIWKYGAAHASPNAGYPEAALAGVLDCQFGGPNYYKGKLVEKPYIGHHARLLQPNDMKITVRTNHLVTLVSLVMILCLYFWGIVC